One Falco peregrinus isolate bFalPer1 chromosome 6, bFalPer1.pri, whole genome shotgun sequence DNA segment encodes these proteins:
- the DLD gene encoding dihydrolipoyl dehydrogenase, mitochondrial — translation MQRWGRVSCALARRSCFDRIHHGLQGVCAVSQRSYADQVDADVTVIGSGPGGYVAAIKAAQLGFKTVCVEKNETLGGTCLNVGCIPSKALLNNSHLYHLAHGKDFANRGIEITGIRLNLEKMMEQKSGAVKALTGGIAHLFKQNKVVHVSGFGKITGKNQVTATKEDGSTQVINTKNILIATGSEVAPFPGITIDEDNIVSSTGALSLKKVPEKMVVIGAGVIGVELGSVWQRLGADVTAVEFMGHVGGMGIDMEISKNFQRILQKQGLKFKLNTKVTGATKKPDGTIDVAVEAAAGGKAEVITCDVLLVCIGRRPFTKNLGLEDIGIELDKRGRIPVNNRFQTKIPNIYAIGDVVAGPMLAHKAEDEGILCVEGMAGGAVHIDYNCVPSVIYTHPEVAWVGKSEEQLKEEGVEYKVGKFPFAANSRAKTNADTDGMVKILSQKSTDRMLGAHILGAGAGEMVNEAALAMEYGASCEDVARVCHAHPTVSEAFREANLAASFGKAINF, via the exons TTGATGCCGATGTCACAGTTATTGGCTCTGGTCCTGGAGGGTATGTTGCTGCTATCAAAGCAGCTCAGCTTGGATTTAAG actgtctgtgtagaaaaaaatgaaacattaggTGGAACCTGTTTGAATGTTGGATGTATTCCATCCAAG GCTTTGCTGAACAACTCGCATCTATATCACTTGGCCCACGGGAAAGATTTTGCTAACAGAGGAATCGAAA TTACAGGAATCCGTTTGAATCTAGAGAAGATGATGGAACAGAAGAGTGGTGCAGTGAAGGCCTTAACAGGTGGAATTgctcatttatttaaacaaaacaag GTTGTACATGTATCTGGGTTTGGAAAAATAACAGGGAAAAACCAAGTCACTGCAACCAAAGAAGATGGCAGCACGCAAGTTATCAATACAAAGAACATACTCATAGCCACAGGCTCAGAAGTTGCTCCCTTCCCAGGAATTACT ATTGATGAAGATAATATTGTGTCATCCACTGGTGCGCTGTCGCTGAAAAAAGTTCCTGAAAAGATGGTTGTCATTGGTGCAGGAGTCATTGGTGTAGAGCTG GGTTCGGTTTGGCAGCGCCTTGGTGCAGATGTGACAGCTGTTGAGTTCATGGGGCATGTTGGTGGAATGGGAATTGACATGGAGATCTCTAAAAACTTCCAGCGTATTCTTCAGAAACAGGGACTTAAGTTTAAACTGAACACCAAAGTTACTGGTGCTACCAAGAAACCAGATGGAACAATTGATGTAGC TGTtgaagctgcagctggtggcaaGGCAGAAGTAATAACTTGTGATGTGCTCCTGGTTTGCATCGGTAGACGTCCTTTTACAAAAAATCTAGGTCTTGAGGACATTGGAATTGAACTTGATAAGAGGGGGAGAATTCCAGTCAATAACAGATTCCAAACCAAAATTCCAAA CATCTATGCTATTGGTGATGTAGTTGCTGGACCTATGCTGGCCCACAAAGCCGAGGATGAAGGCATTCTTTGCGTAGAAGGGATGGCTGGGGGAGCAGTTCACATTGACTATAACTGCGTACCCTCTGTGATATACACTCACCCTGAAGTGGCCTGGGTTGGCAAATCAgaagaacagctgaaagaagag GGTGTAGAATACAAAGTTGGGAAATTTCCATTTGCTGCGAACAGCAGAGCGAAGACAAATGCTGACACAGATGGTATGGTGAAGATACTTAGTCAAAAATCGACAGACAGGATGTTGGGTGCTCACATTTTAGGCGCA GGTGCTGGTGAAATGGTTAATGAAGCTGCCCTTGCTATGGAATATGGAGCATCATGTGAAGATGTAGCCAGGGTTTGCCATGCCCATCCA ACAGTGTCAGAAGCCTTCAGGGAAGCAAACCTAGCAGCATCTTTTGGCAAAGCTATCAACTTCTAA